From Levilactobacillus brevis, one genomic window encodes:
- a CDS encoding CsbD family protein: MSLDDKIDSTKDKVSGKAKEVEGKVTNDKAREAEGKGQGILGKAKDKLSDAKDSVKDTVDNVKEKLDKDDK; this comes from the coding sequence ATGAGTCTAGATGACAAAATTGATAGCACCAAAGATAAGGTAAGTGGAAAAGCTAAAGAAGTTGAAGGCAAGGTTACGAACGACAAGGCCCGCGAAGCTGAAGGTAAGGGTCAAGGTATTCTAGGTAAGGCTAAAGATAAACTGTCAGATGCCAAAGATTCTGTTAAAGATACGGTTGATAACGTAAAGGAAAAGTTAGATAAAGACGATAAATAA